A section of the Anabaena cylindrica PCC 7122 genome encodes:
- a CDS encoding beta-propeller domain-containing protein, with translation MGNLATKLAAKSAEFKNLFMSQFPEQQLKAGNSEKYYQTLTDFDFIWLKILSPNFGVEALIKDYDLIANPEILDNLEADEKLETAKIKTLKLIQNALLLSAHVLSQDPNQLVSQLWGRLQSFQNSDIQKILADAADSNSEIPRFRPITASLTTPDGKLLRTFTGHNNSVRAVAITPDGKKAVSSSDDNTLKLWDLDTGKDIFTFIGHHSYVNAVAITPNGKTAISGADDNTLKIWNLETGKEISTLTGHYSCVNAVAITPDGKKAISGADDHTLKLWDLETGTEILTLTGHQNWVNAVAITPDGKKAVSGSDDNTLKMWDLETGLEIFTLPSERYANRGHNGWVRTVAITPDGKKAVSGSDDNTLKMWDLETSQEIFTLTGHNNWVRSVAITSDGKKAVSGAYDKTLKLWDLETGKEISTLPSKCYTNNNDSVNKLDITPDGKKAVKLWDLDTGKSISILTGFNEWVNAVAITPDGKKALVGLDDKTLKLWDLETEQEISTLPSERYANTGHNDWVNTVAITPDGKKAVSGSDDKTLKLWDLQTGTEILTLPLQEYANTGHNSWVQAVAITPDSKKAISGASDNTLKLWDLEIGKEVYTFRGHHGSIWAVAITPDGKKILSGSEDNSLKLWDLETGREIYTFWGHRGAIWSLAITADGKKAISGSWDNTLKLWNLETNQEIFTLFGHTHRVKTVAITPDGKKALSGSDDKTLKLWDLETGKEIFTFVGHENWVRSVAITPNGKNALSSSDDNTLKLWDLETGEVISTFTGDTSIICCAVSPNGWTIAAGEQSGRVHFLLLEGG, from the coding sequence ATGGGGAATCTTGCCACTAAATTAGCCGCAAAATCAGCAGAATTTAAAAATTTGTTTATGAGTCAATTTCCTGAACAACAGTTAAAAGCGGGAAACTCAGAAAAATATTATCAAACCCTCACCGATTTTGATTTTATTTGGCTGAAAATTCTATCTCCTAACTTTGGAGTAGAAGCCCTAATTAAAGATTATGATTTAATTGCTAATCCAGAAATATTAGATAATTTAGAAGCAGATGAGAAACTAGAAACGGCAAAAATTAAAACTCTGAAATTAATTCAAAATGCCCTCCTATTATCAGCCCATGTGTTGAGTCAAGACCCAAATCAATTAGTTAGCCAATTATGGGGAAGATTACAGAGTTTTCAAAATTCAGATATTCAGAAAATATTAGCAGATGCAGCGGACAGTAACAGTGAAATTCCACGATTTCGTCCCATTACAGCCAGCTTGACCACTCCTGACGGAAAACTGCTGCGTACCTTCACAGGTCATAATAACTCAGTCAGAGCAGTAGCAATTACACCAGACGGGAAAAAAGCCGTTTCTAGTTCTGATGACAATACCCTAAAACTGTGGGACTTAGACACAGGAAAGGATATTTTTACCTTTATTGGTCATCATAGTTATGTCAATGCAGTAGCCATTACCCCCAATGGAAAAACAGCCATTTCCGGTGCTGATGATAATACTTTAAAAATATGGAATTTAGAAACAGGTAAAGAAATTTCTACCCTAACAGGTCATTACAGTTGCGTTAATGCAGTAGCAATTACACCTGATGGTAAAAAAGCTATTTCTGGTGCTGATGACCACACCTTAAAACTATGGGATTTGGAAACAGGAACAGAAATTTTAACTCTGACAGGTCATCAAAATTGGGTAAATGCAGTAGCAATTACCCCAGATGGTAAAAAAGCCGTTTCTGGTTCAGATGACAACACGTTGAAAATGTGGGATTTAGAAACTGGGTTAGAAATTTTTACTCTTCCTTCGGAACGCTACGCAAACAGAGGTCATAACGGTTGGGTCAGAACAGTAGCAATTACACCTGATGGAAAAAAAGCTGTTTCTGGTTCAGATGACAATACATTGAAAATGTGGGATTTAGAAACTAGTCAAGAAATTTTTACTCTGACTGGTCATAATAACTGGGTTAGGTCAGTAGCAATTACATCTGATGGAAAAAAAGCTGTTTCTGGTGCTTATGATAAAACATTAAAATTGTGGGATTTGGAAACAGGAAAGGAAATTTCTACCCTTCCTTCTAAATGTTATACAAATAATAATGATTCGGTCAATAAATTAGATATTACCCCAGATGGTAAAAAAGCTGTAAAACTCTGGGATTTGGATACAGGAAAATCAATCTCTATCCTCACAGGTTTTAACGAATGGGTAAATGCAGTAGCGATTACACCTGATGGTAAAAAAGCCCTTGTTGGTTTAGATGATAAAACTTTGAAATTGTGGGATTTAGAAACAGAACAAGAAATTTCTACCCTTCCTTCGGAACGCTACGCAAACACAGGTCATAATGATTGGGTAAATACAGTAGCAATTACACCTGATGGTAAAAAAGCAGTTTCTGGTTCTGATGATAAAACTCTAAAACTGTGGGATTTACAAACAGGAACAGAAATTTTAACTCTTCCTTTACAAGAGTATGCAAACACCGGTCATAATTCCTGGGTACAAGCAGTAGCTATTACCCCAGATAGCAAAAAAGCCATTTCTGGTGCATCTGATAATACCCTAAAATTGTGGGATTTAGAAATAGGGAAGGAAGTTTATACTTTTAGAGGTCATCATGGTTCAATTTGGGCAGTTGCTATTACACCAGACGGTAAAAAAATCCTCTCTGGTTCAGAAGATAACTCCCTAAAATTATGGGATTTAGAAACAGGAAGAGAAATTTATACTTTTTGGGGTCATAGAGGTGCAATCTGGTCTTTAGCGATTACAGCAGACGGTAAAAAAGCCATTTCTGGTTCTTGGGATAACACCCTAAAACTATGGAATTTAGAGACAAATCAGGAAATTTTTACCCTTTTTGGTCATACCCATAGAGTAAAAACAGTAGCGATTACACCAGATGGTAAAAAAGCCCTATCTGGTTCTGATGATAAGACTCTAAAATTATGGGATTTAGAAACAGGAAAGGAAATTTTTACTTTTGTTGGTCATGAAAATTGGGTAAGGTCTGTAGCGATTACACCTAATGGTAAAAATGCGCTTTCTAGTTCTGATGATAACACTCTGAAATTATGGGATTTGGAAACAGGAGAGGTGATTTCTACTTTTACTGGTGACACATCTATTATATGTTGTGCTGTTTCTCCAAATGGGTGGACAATTGCAGCAGGAGAACAATCAGGACGTGTTCATTTTCTTCTTTTAGAAGGTGGTTAA
- a CDS encoding AAA family ATPase: protein MNNITQHTINIPRYPPEFQQIITAKNYNFVGREFVFSAINKFLNQYDRGYFTIIGEPGIGKSAILAHYVSQNPGIVYYNVEIAGKNRAEEFLTMTCNQLIEIAQHQVSKDTTNNLTNSTTENSGFLSLLLQQISSRLNSEERLIITIDGCDRIDINNQPRGSNLFYLPRYLPEKVYFILTRRPFLADKSGLLIETPSQSLDLSNYLEQNCADVQEYIKSYLISQNINDQLLTPIDNSETNFMYVKETWAAINEEIYSEDLQLYYQKHLEKMNSATNNQPEMALQLLTILVQEQSISIQNIAERLDEDEYEIKVILDKWREFLHLKSIGEEVNYSFYHPSFCDWLRQQNNINSDHK, encoded by the coding sequence ATGAATAATATCACTCAACATACAATCAATATCCCCAGATATCCCCCAGAATTTCAGCAAATTATTACTGCTAAAAATTACAACTTTGTCGGTCGTGAATTTGTCTTTTCTGCTATTAATAAATTTCTCAATCAATATGACCGGGGCTATTTTACTATCATCGGTGAACCGGGTATTGGTAAAAGTGCCATTCTTGCCCATTATGTCAGTCAAAATCCGGGAATTGTTTATTATAATGTGGAAATTGCTGGTAAAAATCGCGCTGAAGAATTTCTGACAATGACTTGCAATCAATTGATAGAAATTGCCCAACATCAAGTTAGTAAAGATACAACTAATAATTTAACCAATTCTACCACAGAGAATAGTGGTTTTTTATCATTATTATTGCAACAAATCAGTAGTAGATTAAATTCAGAAGAACGGTTAATTATTACTATTGATGGTTGTGACAGAATTGATATTAATAATCAACCACGCGGCTCAAATCTTTTCTATTTACCTCGCTATTTACCAGAAAAGGTTTATTTTATCCTCACTCGTCGTCCTTTTTTAGCAGATAAATCTGGTTTATTAATTGAAACCCCATCTCAGTCTTTAGATTTATCAAATTACCTAGAGCAAAATTGCGCTGATGTCCAAGAATATATTAAAAGTTATTTAATTTCTCAGAATATTAATGATCAATTATTGACACCAATTGATAATAGTGAAACAAATTTTATGTATGTTAAGGAAACTTGGGCAGCTATTAACGAGGAAATTTACTCTGAAGATTTACAACTCTATTACCAAAAGCATTTAGAAAAGATGAATTCAGCAACTAATAACCAGCCAGAAATGGCTTTACAGTTGTTAACTATCTTAGTTCAAGAGCAATCAATATCAATACAAAATATAGCAGAAAGATTAGATGAAGATGAATATGAGATTAAGGTTATTTTAGACAAATGGCGAGAATTTTTACATTTAAAATCAATCGGAGAAGAAGTTAATTATAGTTTTTATCATCCTAGTTTTTGTGATTGGTTGAGGCAACAAAATAATATAAATAGCGATCATAAATAA
- a CDS encoding M20 family metallopeptidase, whose protein sequence is MLTRIKALATTLAPRLVEIRRHIHSHPELSGQEYQTAAFVAGVLSSSGLHVEEGVGKTGVIGELQGANQDDRILAIRTDMDALPIQERSGLEYSSRKEGVMHACGHDVHTTVGLGTAMVLSQIADELGGKIRFLFQPAEEIAQGASWMVKDGVMENVSAILGVHVFPSIPAGSVGIRYGALTAAADDLEIIIMGESGHGARPHEAIDAIWIAAQVITTLQQAISRTQNPLRPVVLSIGQINGGRAPNVIADKVQLLGTVRSLHPETRAQLAQWIENIVANVCNSYGAKYQVNYRQGVPSVQNDYALTQLLQSSAEEAWSSELVQVLPEPSLGAEDFSVYLEHAPGSMFRLGVGYKDRIINHPLHHPQFEVDESAIITGVVTLAYAAYRYYQLK, encoded by the coding sequence ATGCTGACCCGAATTAAAGCCTTAGCCACCACCCTAGCACCCCGCTTAGTGGAGATTCGCCGCCATATTCACTCACACCCAGAACTCAGTGGACAAGAGTATCAAACTGCTGCTTTTGTGGCTGGGGTACTGTCTTCCAGTGGCTTACACGTAGAAGAGGGAGTGGGTAAAACTGGTGTGATTGGCGAATTACAAGGTGCTAATCAAGATGATCGGATTTTGGCAATTCGCACTGATATGGATGCTTTGCCAATCCAAGAACGCAGCGGGTTAGAATATTCTTCTCGTAAAGAAGGAGTGATGCACGCTTGTGGTCATGATGTTCATACTACGGTGGGATTAGGTACAGCAATGGTACTTTCCCAAATAGCAGATGAGTTGGGTGGTAAAATCAGGTTTTTATTTCAGCCAGCGGAGGAAATTGCCCAAGGTGCAAGCTGGATGGTAAAAGATGGGGTGATGGAGAATGTCTCTGCTATTTTGGGGGTTCATGTTTTTCCTTCTATCCCTGCTGGTTCTGTTGGTATCCGTTATGGGGCTTTGACAGCAGCAGCGGATGATTTAGAGATTATCATTATGGGTGAATCTGGACATGGTGCGCGTCCCCATGAAGCGATTGATGCTATTTGGATTGCTGCCCAAGTTATTACTACATTGCAACAAGCGATTAGCCGCACTCAAAATCCTTTACGTCCTGTTGTGTTGAGTATTGGACAGATTAATGGTGGTAGAGCGCCGAATGTGATTGCTGATAAAGTACAGTTATTAGGTACGGTGCGATCGCTCCACCCAGAAACCCGCGCCCAATTAGCACAATGGATTGAGAATATTGTCGCTAATGTTTGCAATTCCTACGGCGCTAAATACCAAGTTAATTATCGTCAGGGCGTACCCAGTGTACAAAACGATTATGCACTAACACAATTATTGCAATCATCAGCAGAAGAAGCTTGGAGTAGTGAACTAGTCCAAGTTTTACCAGAACCATCCCTTGGGGCTGAAGATTTTTCTGTTTATTTAGAACACGCCCCCGGTTCAATGTTTCGCTTGGGTGTAGGTTACAAAGATAGAATCATTAATCATCCCTTACATCATCCCCAATTTGAAGTTGATGAATCTGCCATTATTACCGGGGTGGTGACGTTGGCTTATGCCGCTTACAGATATTACCAACTAAAATAA